A window from Myxococcus fulvus encodes these proteins:
- a CDS encoding response regulator: protein MAHVLIVDDEPDLAHLIDFNLRDSGFSTQLAGTGEAALVAAREKPPELVLLDLMLPDMSGIDVCRQLRAQSPSREVLIVMLTAKGEEADRIRGFEVGADDYVVKPFSVRELVLRLKAILRRGGTPQTTAESAPLALGALKLDLSAHRFYVEDKEVPLTALEFRLLGHLMTRTGRVQTREQLLEEVWGLSSSLETRTIDTHVMRLRDKLGPARTLLETVRGVGYRIVDPAH from the coding sequence ATGGCCCACGTCCTCATCGTCGACGACGAACCCGATCTCGCCCACCTCATCGACTTCAACCTGCGCGACTCCGGCTTCTCCACCCAGCTGGCAGGCACGGGCGAGGCCGCCCTCGTCGCGGCCCGGGAGAAACCTCCCGAGCTCGTGCTGCTGGACCTGATGCTCCCCGACATGTCCGGCATCGATGTCTGCCGGCAGCTGCGCGCCCAGTCCCCGTCGCGCGAAGTCCTCATCGTCATGCTCACCGCCAAGGGGGAGGAGGCGGACCGCATCCGCGGCTTCGAGGTCGGGGCGGACGACTACGTCGTCAAGCCTTTCAGCGTCCGGGAGCTGGTCCTGCGCCTCAAGGCCATCCTGCGCCGGGGCGGCACGCCGCAGACCACGGCGGAGTCAGCGCCCCTGGCCCTGGGCGCGCTCAAGCTGGACCTGTCCGCCCACCGCTTCTACGTGGAGGACAAGGAGGTGCCCCTCACCGCGCTGGAGTTCCGGCTGCTCGGCCACCTGATGACGCGCACGGGCCGGGTCCAGACGCGCGAGCAGCTCCTGGAGGAGGTGTGGGGCCTGTCCTCGTCGCTGGAGACGCGCACCATCGACACCCACGTCATGCGCCTGCGCGACAAGCTGGGCCCGGCGCGCACCCTGCTGGAGACGGTGCGCGGGGTGGGCTACCGCATCGTCGACCCCGCCCACTGA
- a CDS encoding hydroxymethylglutaryl-CoA reductase, degradative produces MTDEFLDTQGVRGDRSTQSVFAGFQRLSLEERRERVGVELGLDAEALSGLTGEQGPRMQTTLSAVESAVGLFSLPLGLGLNLKVNGRAYAVPMVVEDPAVITAASFAAKLVGEAGGFLAEADPSLMLGQIQVTRFGPPSFAMARVLEARTELLALANSLHPQLAEEGGGAREVEVRLLPSPEPGMDPLLVVHVHVDTREAQGSVVVDSMMETLAPRIEQLTGGKVYVRALTHLSAQCLARARCSIPERTLGDFGLSGTEVAEGVVQASRFAQADPYRAAAHNKGIMNGIDALALATGQDWRAIEAGAHAFAALRGRYGPLSVWRREAGNLVGEIQLPLALGTVGGTLQAHPGVQSALTLLGRPGARELACIFVSVGLAQNLAALRELGAAGVQRGHMTVHARTVASSVGAPPEWVEAIAALLVQEGEVKPDRARQVLDRMRGGGEAASLAPPPHGDLRRREDLE; encoded by the coding sequence ATGACGGATGAGTTTCTGGATACGCAGGGCGTTCGTGGTGACAGGTCCACCCAGTCCGTGTTCGCGGGCTTCCAGCGGCTGTCGCTGGAGGAGCGGCGCGAGCGGGTGGGGGTGGAGCTGGGGTTGGACGCGGAGGCGTTGAGCGGGCTCACCGGGGAGCAGGGGCCCCGGATGCAGACGACCCTGTCCGCGGTGGAGAGCGCGGTGGGGCTCTTCAGCCTGCCCCTGGGCCTGGGGCTCAACCTGAAGGTCAACGGGCGCGCCTACGCGGTGCCCATGGTGGTGGAGGACCCGGCGGTCATCACGGCCGCCTCCTTCGCGGCGAAGCTGGTGGGAGAGGCGGGTGGGTTCCTCGCGGAGGCGGACCCGTCGCTGATGCTCGGGCAGATCCAGGTCACCCGCTTCGGGCCGCCCAGCTTCGCCATGGCGCGCGTGCTGGAGGCGCGCACGGAGCTGCTCGCGCTGGCCAACAGCCTGCATCCCCAATTGGCGGAGGAAGGCGGCGGGGCGCGGGAGGTGGAGGTCCGGCTGTTGCCCTCGCCGGAGCCGGGGATGGATCCGCTGCTCGTGGTGCACGTGCACGTCGACACGCGGGAGGCGCAGGGCTCGGTCGTGGTGGACTCGATGATGGAGACGCTCGCGCCGCGCATCGAGCAGCTCACCGGGGGCAAGGTCTACGTGCGCGCCCTGACGCACCTGTCGGCCCAGTGCCTGGCGCGCGCGCGCTGTTCCATCCCCGAGCGGACGCTGGGGGACTTCGGGTTGTCCGGCACCGAGGTGGCGGAGGGCGTGGTCCAGGCCAGCCGCTTCGCCCAGGCGGACCCGTACCGCGCGGCCGCGCACAACAAGGGCATCATGAACGGCATCGACGCGCTCGCGCTCGCCACGGGGCAGGACTGGCGCGCCATCGAGGCGGGCGCGCACGCGTTCGCGGCCTTGAGGGGGCGCTACGGTCCGCTGTCGGTGTGGCGCAGGGAGGCCGGCAACCTGGTGGGCGAAATCCAGCTGCCGCTGGCGCTGGGCACCGTGGGCGGCACCCTCCAGGCGCACCCGGGCGTCCAGTCGGCGCTCACCCTGCTGGGCAGGCCTGGCGCGCGGGAGCTGGCGTGCATCTTCGTCTCGGTGGGGCTGGCTCAGAACCTGGCGGCGCTGCGCGAGCTGGGCGCGGCGGGCGTGCAGCGGGGCCACATGACGGTGCATGCGCGCACCGTGGCCTCGAGCGTGGGCGCGCCGCCCGAGTGGGTGGAGGCCATCGCCGCGCTGCTCGTGCAGGAGGGCGAGGTGAAGCCGGACCGGGCGCGTCAGGTGTTGGACAGGATGCGCGGCGGAGGGGAGGCGGCCAGCCTGGCGCCGCCGCCCCACGGGGACCTGCGGCGTCGCGAGGACCTGGAGTGA
- a CDS encoding sensor histidine kinase, whose amino-acid sequence MTPPEPPPAPPSTAPLRHLPVPTLTPTPGQLAQEQRRGGRSALLGLGLVGMVALTSPVLGYLEDVDNAREELLGHLSNQARVQADALGVHLLLLEAELARVAGHPMLLPEDGASPAEQALLDSAFYHSSLFSEGVALLGPKGERVWSDPPGMSLGATPITRRPWFQRMVERKAPTIDLLEGEGGPLVVAVPMMSDGQLKGVLLGEVRTEALPTRATEETALFLMDARGRLLLPSATFTHAEDFSQSLRALAKAPGPLMLEGTRLMGAAAWVGRSELLLVVLEEEESATAGLRSRFLRQLAFHIALLTCTLGLFLVLLRHSYRSLLAAEERLRRQETMAALGTAAALIAHEVKNALNGIQAALSVLRTTPAGSELPVIGLRSQVERLGHLARSLLSFGAPRAALRRSCELHLLVGEALQSVRMLPESETVELRTSLEEHLTVQGDAALLVSAVDNLVRNAVEAGAVAKDTGLRPSPWVSVSLSREGPEAVLVVEDNAGGVDPRLEPRLWEPFATGRAKGVGLGLPMARTSVEAHGGSLTYTRRPQGSLFTLRLPLERTS is encoded by the coding sequence ATGACCCCGCCCGAACCGCCTCCCGCGCCACCCTCCACCGCGCCCCTGCGTCACCTGCCGGTGCCCACGCTGACGCCCACGCCGGGGCAACTGGCGCAGGAGCAGCGGCGGGGGGGCCGCTCGGCGCTCCTGGGCCTGGGCCTGGTGGGCATGGTGGCGCTGACGAGCCCCGTCCTCGGCTACCTGGAGGACGTGGACAACGCGCGTGAGGAGCTGCTCGGCCACCTGTCCAACCAGGCCCGGGTGCAGGCGGACGCGCTGGGCGTCCACCTGCTGCTCCTGGAGGCGGAGCTGGCGCGCGTCGCGGGCCACCCCATGCTGCTGCCCGAGGACGGCGCGTCCCCCGCGGAGCAGGCGCTGCTCGACAGCGCCTTCTACCACTCGTCGCTCTTCTCGGAGGGCGTGGCGCTCCTGGGCCCCAAGGGGGAGCGCGTGTGGAGCGACCCGCCCGGCATGTCCCTGGGCGCGACGCCAATCACCCGCAGGCCCTGGTTCCAGCGCATGGTGGAGAGGAAGGCGCCCACCATCGACCTGCTGGAGGGCGAGGGCGGTCCGCTGGTGGTGGCGGTGCCCATGATGAGCGACGGCCAGCTCAAGGGCGTGCTGCTCGGCGAGGTGCGCACGGAGGCCCTGCCCACGCGCGCCACGGAGGAGACGGCGCTGTTCCTGATGGACGCGCGCGGGCGGCTGCTGCTGCCGTCGGCGACCTTCACCCACGCGGAGGACTTCTCGCAGTCGCTGCGCGCCCTGGCGAAGGCGCCCGGGCCGCTGATGCTGGAGGGCACCCGGCTGATGGGGGCCGCGGCGTGGGTGGGACGCAGCGAGCTGCTGCTGGTGGTGCTGGAGGAGGAGGAGTCCGCCACCGCGGGCCTGCGCTCGCGCTTCCTGCGCCAGCTCGCCTTCCACATCGCGCTGCTCACCTGCACGCTGGGCCTGTTCCTCGTCCTCTTGCGTCACTCCTACCGCTCGCTGCTCGCGGCGGAGGAGCGGCTGCGCCGTCAGGAGACCATGGCGGCGCTGGGCACGGCCGCCGCGCTCATCGCCCACGAGGTGAAGAACGCGCTCAACGGCATCCAGGCGGCGCTGTCGGTGCTGAGGACCACGCCCGCGGGCAGCGAGCTGCCCGTCATCGGCCTGCGCTCACAGGTGGAGCGGCTGGGGCACCTGGCGCGCTCGCTGCTGTCGTTCGGCGCGCCGCGTGCCGCGCTGCGCCGCAGCTGCGAGCTGCACCTGCTGGTGGGCGAGGCGCTGCAGTCGGTGCGCATGCTGCCGGAGTCGGAGACGGTGGAGCTGCGCACGTCGCTGGAGGAGCATCTCACCGTGCAGGGGGACGCGGCGCTGCTGGTGTCCGCCGTGGACAACCTGGTGCGCAACGCGGTGGAGGCGGGCGCGGTGGCGAAGGACACGGGCCTGCGTCCCTCGCCGTGGGTGTCGGTGAGCCTGTCGCGCGAGGGCCCGGAGGCGGTGCTGGTGGTGGAGGACAACGCGGGCGGGGTGGACCCCCGGCTGGAGCCCCGGCTGTGGGAGCCCTTCGCCACCGGACGGGCCAAGGGCGTGGGCCTGGGATTGCCCATGGCGCGCACGTCCGTGGAGGCACATGGTGGAAGCCTGACCTATACCCGCCGTCCACAGGGCAGCCTCTTCACGCTGCGGTTGCCCCTGGAGCGCACCTCATGA
- a CDS encoding sigma-54-dependent transcriptional regulator, with amino-acid sequence MSTHLLLVDDDRTFASLAATVLRHEGFRVTLAHSLHDARAALARQAPEVVVLDRRLPDGDGIDFLPELRAQFPDTAVMMVTAHGDIASAVDAIKQGARDYLSKPVELDDLVLRARRAAQDLQLHERLRQAESELGGRRRLLRPRAPAMVAALQMIERIATAPRSPVLITGETGAGKEVLARHLHNVQGGQGPFVHVNCAALPSALVESELFGHERGAFTDARAARRGLVEVADGGILFLDEIGELPLSLQAKLLTFLDQGAFRRLGGTTELTSNARVVTATNRDLTREVAENRFREDLYFRLSVFRVEIPPLRERREDVLPLAESLLVELCAELGRRPVDFSSAAKARLERYRFPGNVRELRNVLERALVLEPGPALELQALEPRGNLGPAAVDPDAFVVSGGPRTLDEVERLYVKHVLGRLEGRRMEAAKALGLSYPTFLRKLEES; translated from the coding sequence ATGAGCACCCATCTGCTGTTGGTGGATGACGACCGGACCTTCGCCTCGCTGGCGGCCACCGTGCTGCGTCACGAGGGCTTCCGCGTGACGCTGGCGCACTCGCTCCATGACGCGCGCGCGGCGCTCGCCCGGCAGGCCCCCGAGGTGGTGGTGCTGGACAGGCGCCTGCCAGATGGGGACGGCATCGACTTCCTGCCGGAGCTGCGCGCGCAGTTCCCGGACACGGCGGTGATGATGGTGACGGCGCACGGCGACATCGCCAGCGCCGTGGACGCCATCAAGCAGGGCGCGCGCGACTACCTGTCCAAGCCCGTGGAGCTGGACGACCTGGTGCTGCGCGCGCGCAGGGCCGCGCAGGACCTGCAGCTGCACGAGCGGCTGCGTCAGGCGGAGAGCGAGCTGGGCGGGCGTCGTCGGCTGTTGCGTCCGCGCGCGCCGGCGATGGTGGCCGCGCTGCAGATGATCGAGCGCATCGCCACCGCGCCGCGCAGCCCGGTGCTCATCACCGGCGAGACGGGCGCGGGCAAGGAGGTGCTCGCGCGGCACCTGCACAACGTGCAGGGCGGGCAGGGGCCCTTCGTGCACGTCAACTGCGCGGCGCTGCCGTCCGCGCTGGTGGAGAGCGAGCTGTTCGGCCACGAGCGGGGCGCCTTCACCGACGCGAGAGCGGCCCGGCGCGGGCTGGTGGAGGTGGCCGACGGCGGCATCCTCTTCCTGGACGAGATTGGCGAACTGCCGCTGAGCCTGCAGGCCAAGCTGCTCACCTTCCTGGACCAGGGCGCCTTCCGGCGGCTGGGCGGGACGACGGAGCTGACGAGCAACGCCCGCGTGGTGACGGCCACCAACCGCGACCTCACGCGCGAGGTGGCCGAGAACCGCTTCCGCGAGGACCTCTACTTCCGGCTCAGCGTCTTCCGCGTGGAGATTCCGCCCCTGCGCGAGCGGCGTGAGGACGTGCTGCCGCTGGCGGAGTCGCTGCTGGTGGAGCTGTGCGCGGAGCTGGGGCGCAGGCCGGTGGACTTCTCCAGCGCGGCGAAGGCCCGCCTGGAGCGCTACCGCTTCCCGGGCAACGTGCGCGAATTGCGCAACGTGCTCGAACGCGCGCTGGTGCTCGAGCCCGGCCCCGCGCTGGAGCTCCAGGCGCTGGAGCCCCGCGGCAACCTGGGCCCCGCCGCGGTGGACCCGGACGCCTTCGTCGTCTCCGGCGGCCCCCGCACGCTCGACGAGGTGGAGCGGCTCTACGTGAAGCACGTGCTGGGCAGGCTGGAGGGCCGCCGCATGGAGGCCGCCAAGGCCCTGGGCCTGTCGTATCCCACCTTCCTGCGCAAGCTCGAGGAGTCCTGA
- a CDS encoding SulP family inorganic anion transporter: protein MSTSHGNAGSAWKNLAADLPASLVVFLVALPLCMGIALASGAPIVSGIIAGVVGGVVVGLLGGAPMQVSGPAAGLAVMVFGFIQTMGLAMTCAAVAAAGVLQMVFGGLKVARAALAISPAVIHGMLAGIGILIVLGQIHIVLGGSPQSSAWQNIKELPEQLIGLHGPAAVLGLVTIGLMMVWPLIGKGKLKLVPAPLVAVVGATAVSVFWGADVARVQLPENVFSSIQLPTLPTGNWGAFIAAVLSLALVASAESLLCAVATDKMHTGPRANLDKELFAQGAANTVSGLIGGLPITGVIVRSAANLSAGAKSRWSAVMHGLWLLLFVTTLGSVAGLVPLTVLAGLLVVVGTKLVNLHHIRELQKRGEVIVYAVTVAGVVGINLLAGIGLGLLVAILRLLWRLGSVKVDVKQAHDEYLVVVSGSLTFVGVPRLSTALAQVPAGSKVRVDLAVDTLDHSGFEAIESWSDTHRKTGGSVVMESLEEVWVRSGTSKTSSPVLGHQVSNNTLASEGAR, encoded by the coding sequence ATGTCGACGAGTCATGGGAACGCTGGCTCGGCCTGGAAGAACCTGGCCGCTGACCTGCCCGCTTCCTTGGTGGTGTTCCTGGTGGCGTTGCCGTTGTGCATGGGCATCGCCCTGGCCTCTGGTGCGCCCATCGTTTCGGGCATCATCGCCGGCGTGGTGGGCGGCGTGGTGGTGGGCCTGTTGGGCGGCGCGCCGATGCAGGTGAGCGGCCCCGCCGCCGGCCTGGCGGTGATGGTGTTCGGCTTCATCCAGACCATGGGCCTGGCGATGACGTGCGCCGCGGTGGCCGCCGCGGGCGTGCTGCAGATGGTCTTCGGTGGGCTGAAGGTGGCGCGCGCGGCGCTGGCCATCTCCCCCGCGGTGATTCACGGGATGCTGGCGGGTATCGGCATCCTCATCGTGCTGGGGCAGATCCACATCGTGCTGGGTGGCAGCCCCCAGTCGAGCGCCTGGCAGAACATCAAGGAGCTGCCCGAGCAGCTCATCGGCCTGCACGGTCCCGCCGCGGTGCTGGGCCTGGTCACCATCGGGTTGATGATGGTGTGGCCGCTCATCGGCAAGGGCAAGCTGAAGCTGGTGCCCGCGCCGCTGGTGGCGGTGGTGGGTGCGACGGCGGTCTCGGTGTTCTGGGGCGCGGACGTGGCGCGCGTGCAGCTGCCGGAGAACGTGTTCAGCAGCATCCAGCTGCCGACGCTGCCCACTGGCAACTGGGGCGCGTTCATCGCGGCGGTGCTGTCGCTGGCGCTGGTGGCGAGCGCGGAGTCGCTCCTGTGCGCGGTGGCCACGGACAAGATGCACACCGGCCCCCGGGCCAACCTGGACAAGGAGCTGTTCGCGCAGGGCGCGGCGAACACGGTGTCCGGTCTCATCGGCGGCCTGCCGATCACGGGCGTCATCGTGCGCAGCGCGGCCAACCTCTCCGCGGGCGCCAAGTCGCGCTGGTCGGCCGTCATGCACGGCCTGTGGCTCTTGCTCTTCGTCACCACGCTCGGCTCGGTGGCGGGCCTGGTGCCGCTGACGGTGCTGGCCGGTCTGCTCGTCGTCGTCGGCACCAAGCTGGTGAACCTGCACCACATCCGCGAGCTGCAGAAGCGCGGCGAGGTCATCGTGTACGCGGTGACGGTGGCGGGCGTCGTCGGCATCAACCTGCTGGCGGGCATCGGCCTGGGATTGCTGGTGGCCATCCTGCGGTTGTTGTGGCGGCTGGGCAGCGTGAAGGTGGACGTGAAGCAGGCCCACGACGAGTACCTCGTGGTGGTGAGCGGCTCGCTCACCTTCGTCGGTGTCCCCCGTCTGTCGACGGCGCTGGCGCAGGTCCCCGCGGGCTCCAAGGTCCGCGTGGACCTGGCCGTGGATACGCTGGACCACTCGGGTTTCGAGGCCATCGAAAGCTGGAGTGACACGCATCGCAAGACGGGCGGCTCGGTCGTCATGGAGTCGCTCGAGGAGGTCTGGGTCCGCAGTGGGACGTCCAAGACCTCGAGTCCTGTCCTGGGTCACCAGGTTTCCAACAACACTCTCGCCTCTGAAGGTGCCCGATGA
- a CDS encoding carbonic anhydrase codes for MKKLIRGLLDFQLKSRPAYRDVFARLAKGQSPDCLFISCSDSRLVPNLMVSTDPGDLFVVRNVGNMVPASDAHGVSTGDQSEAAALEFSIANLEVQDVVICGHSSCGAMKALLGGGQVPGAPNLSAWLSHGNESLKTFKAGSKLGEELPDYDRLSQLNVLQQLEHVASYPLVKERVASGKLRLHGWWFDIANAQVHVWRPAHGRFIPMTELVGEALLRELGGDSLNPGEGAAANQSNGAGAVHLSAVASGH; via the coding sequence ATGAAGAAGCTCATTCGTGGTCTCTTGGACTTCCAGCTCAAGAGCCGGCCCGCTTACCGAGACGTGTTCGCGCGGCTGGCCAAGGGCCAGTCTCCGGATTGTCTCTTCATCTCCTGCTCGGACAGCCGGCTGGTGCCGAACCTGATGGTGTCCACGGACCCCGGTGATTTGTTCGTCGTGCGCAACGTGGGCAACATGGTGCCCGCGTCGGACGCGCACGGCGTCTCCACGGGAGACCAGTCCGAGGCCGCCGCGCTGGAGTTCTCCATCGCCAACCTGGAGGTCCAGGACGTGGTCATCTGCGGCCATTCGAGCTGCGGCGCCATGAAGGCGCTGCTCGGCGGCGGTCAGGTGCCCGGCGCGCCGAACCTGTCGGCGTGGCTGTCGCACGGCAACGAGTCGCTCAAGACGTTCAAGGCCGGCAGCAAGCTGGGTGAGGAGCTGCCGGACTACGACCGTCTCTCGCAGCTCAACGTGCTCCAGCAGCTCGAGCACGTGGCCTCGTACCCGCTCGTGAAGGAGCGCGTGGCGTCGGGCAAGCTGCGGCTGCACGGGTGGTGGTTCGACATCGCCAACGCGCAGGTGCACGTGTGGCGCCCGGCGCACGGCCGCTTCATCCCGATGACGGAGCTGGTGGGGGAGGCGCTGCTGCGCGAGCTGGGCGGCGACTCGCTGAACCCCGGTGAGGGCGCGGCGGCGAACCAGTCCAACGGCGCGGGCGCGGTGCACCTGTCGGCCGTGGCCAGCGGCCACTAG